A single genomic interval of Zingiber officinale cultivar Zhangliang chromosome 4A, Zo_v1.1, whole genome shotgun sequence harbors:
- the LOC121969228 gene encoding eukaryotic translation initiation factor 3 subunit A-like: protein MATFAKPENALKRAEEFINVGQKQAALQALHDLITSKRYRAWQKALERIMFKYVELCVDMRKGRFAKDGLIQYRIICQQVNISSLEEVIKHFMQLSTERAEKVRTQAQALEDALDVEDLEADKRPEDLMLSYVSGEKGKDRSDRELVTPWFKFLWETYRTVLEILRNNSKLESLYAMTAHRAFQFCKKYKRTTEFRRLCEIIRNHLANLNKYRDQRDRPDLTAPESLQLYLDTRIEQLKVSTDLEMWQEAFRSVEDIHGLMSMVKKSPKPSLMVVYYAKLTDIFWVSNSHLYHAYAWLKLFTLQKSYNKNLSQKDLQLIASSVLLATISVTPYDQKYRASHLELENEKERNMRIAGLINFTLDTNTESREVLSRGSLLAELNNKGLIACVSQEVKDIYHLLENEFLPLDLASRVQPLLAKISKLGGKLASASSVPEVQLSKYIPCLEKLTALRVLQQTSQVYQSIKIESLLKMIPFYDFSLVEKICVDSIKYNFLAMKVDHLKGAFHFGNVDIESEKLSDHLCILSVSLNKAWHMISPPVNKEYKLGIKYNLVEIIDKEHKRLLARKSIIEKRKEEHERQMLEREREEESKRLKLQKVTEEAEQKRLAEEYHRREVLRIHHEIEERELQEAQALLLEAQKGTKKKGKKPLLEGEKVTKQTLIEMALSEQLKERQESEKKLVRLAKTMDYMERAKREEETQLIEQAFKHRLAEEEILHEREQLKEIELSRKHHAGDLQEKNRLARMLDHKHIFQQRIVSHREAEHNRLKTEREDKIKQIVTMRKHERAMKRKLLYYLKSEEERLTREREAEETRKREEEETRKKEEAERKAKLDAIAEKQRQRERELEEKEQLRRESLLRKQEPLPRPTDPAPGPLSSESLPASPAAGKYVPRFLRERSEGQKTAPTLAPEPDRWSRQDDRPPQSGNDRWRSDDRRPSFGAPRASSSSWSRTRN from the exons ATGGCGACCTTTGCTAAGCCAGAGAATGCTCTAAAACGGGCAGAGG AGTTCATTAATGTTGGACAAAAGCAAGCTGCCTTACAAGCACTGCATGATCTAATTACTTCAAAAAGATACAGAGCATGGCAGAAGGCCCTAGAGAGAATTATGTTCAAATATGTAGAACTCTGTGTGGACATGAGGAAAGGCCGATTTGCCAAGGATGGTCTTATCCAATATCGAATTATATGTCAACAAGTAAATATAAGTTCACTAGAGGAAGTGATAAAACACTTCATGCAGCTTTCAACAGAGAGAGCAGAGAAGGTTAGGACTCAGGCACAAGCCTTGGAAGATGCCTTGGACGTGGAAGATCTTGAAGCTGATAAGAGACCTGAGGATTTAATGCTAAGCTATGTCAGTGGGGAGAAGGGTAAGGATAGATCAGATAGGGAGCTTGTGACTCCATGGTTCAAATTCTTGTGGGAAACCTACAGAACAGTGCTTGAGATTTTGCGCAACAATTCCAAGTTGGAATCGCTGTATGCT ATGACAGCACATCGGGCTTTCCAATTCTGTAAAAAATACAAGCGGACCACGGAATTTCGTAGGCTTTGTGAGATTATACGGAATCATCTTGCTAATTTAAACAAGTATAGGGACCAAAGAGATCGGCCAGATCTGACGGCTCCAGAGAGTTTGCAGCTTTATTTGGACACTAGGATTGAGCAACTGAAGGTATCAACTGATCTGGAGATGTGGCAG GAAGCATTCCGCTCAGTTGAAGATATCCATGGTTTGATGAGTATGGTGAAGAAGAGTCCGAAGCCATCATTAATGGTGGTATACTATGCAAAATTAACAGATATTTTTTGGGTCTCAAATAGTCATCTTTATCATGCATATGCATGGTTGAAGCTTTTCACTTTGCAGAAAAGCTATAATAAGAACTTATCACAGAAGGATCTGCAGTTGATAGCATCATCTGTTTTATTGGCTACCATTTCAGTAACCCCATATGACCAGAAGTATAGGGCATCCCATTTGGagcttgaaaatgaaaaagaacgcAATATGAGAATTGCTGGCCTTATCAATTTTACTCTTGATACTAATACGGAGAGTAGAGAAGTG CTTTCACGTGGATCATTGCTTGCAGAGTTG AACAACAAAGGTTTAATAGCTTGTGTTTCTCAAGAAGTGAAGGATATCTACCATCTTTTGGAAAATGAGTTCCTTCCTTTAGACCTTGCTTCAAGGGTCCAGCCTTTACTTGCTAAGATTTCAAAGCTTGGGGGTAAACTAGCATCAGCCTCATCAGTTCCAGAAGTGCAACTCTCAAAATACATTCCTTGTCTTGAAAAGCTGACCGCTTTAAGAGTGCTTCAACAG ACTTCTCAGGTATATCAGTCCATAAAAATTGAGTCTTTGTTGAAGATGATACCATTTTATGACTTCTCTCTAGTTGAGAAGATATGTGTTGATTCAATCAAATACAATTTTCTAGCTATGAAAGTTGATCATCTGAAGGGCGCCTTCCATTTTGGTAATGTG GACATTGAATCTGAGAAGCTCTCTGACCATCTTTGCATTCTTTCTGTTTCTCTTAATAAAGCGTGGCATATGATCTCACCACCTGTAAACAAAGAGTATAAATTGGGTATAAAATATAATCTTGTGGAAATAATTGACAAGGAACATAAGCGGCTTCTTGCTAGGAAATCCATCATCGAGAAACGCAAAGAAGAGCATGAACGCCAGATGCTAGAAAGG GAGcgagaagaagaatccaagagatTAAAACTTCAGAAGGTAACTGAGGAGGCTGAACAGAAGCGTCTAGCTGAAGAATATCATCGAAGGGAGGTGTTGCGTATTCACCATGAAATAGAGGAGAGAGAGCTTCAAGAAGCTCAAGCATTGCTTCTTGAAGCGCAAAAGGGTAccaaaaagaaaggaaagaaacctcTGCTTGAAGGG GAGAAGGTCACGAAGCAGACATTGATTGAGATGGCTTTAAGTGAGCAATTGAAGGAAAGACAAGAGTCGGAGAAGAAGTTGGTGAGACTTGCCAAAACGATGGATTACATGGAACGGGCAAAGAGAGAAGAAGAGACCCAACTCATTGAGCAAGCCTTCAAACATCGCTTGGCGGAGGAGGAAATTCTTCATGAACGTGAACAACTG AAAGAGATAGAACTCAGCAGGAAGCACCATGCTGGTGATCTCCAAGAGAAGAATAGGCTTGCCAGAATGTTGGATCACAAG CACATATTTCAACAAAGAATAGTTAGCCATCGTGAAGCAGAGCATAACCGACTGAAGACAGAAAGAGAAGATAAAATTAAGCAGATTGTAACAATGCGGAAGCATGAACGGGCGATGAAGAGAAAACTTCTCTATTATCTGAAGTCTGAAGAAGAGCGTTTGACAAGGGAACGGGAAGCCGAGGAAACTAGAAAGCGTgaag AAGAAGAGACGCGCAAGAAAGAAGAGGCTGAGCGGAAAGCAAAGTTGGATGCAATTGCTGAGAAGCAGAGACAGCGAGAAAGAGAATTAGAAGAGAAGGAACAACTGAGAAGAGAATCACTTCTTAGAAAACAAGAGCCTCTGCCTCGGCCAACTGACCCTGCTCCTGGTCCTCTATCTTCTGAGTCTCTTCCTGCTTCACCTGCTGCTGGTAAGTATGTGCCAAGGTTTCTCCGTGAGAGAAGCGAGGGACAAAAGACAGCGCCGACTCTTGCTCCTGAGCCTGATAGGTGGTCGAGGCAGGATGATCGCCCTCCCCAATCTGGCAATGATCGATGGCGAAGCGATGACCGTCGACCATCCTTTGGTGCTCCAAGGGCATCTTCATCTTCCTGGTCAAGGACGCGCAACTAA
- the LOC121969229 gene encoding protein G1-like7, producing MDSAGGEGGATSSGGQAAAAAGQQPSRYESQKRRDWNTFLTYLRNHKPPLALARCSGAHVIEFLRYLDQFGKTKVHGAGCAFYGHPNPPGPCACPLRQAWGSLDALIGRLRAAYEESGGTPETNPFAARAVRIFLRDVRETQAKARGIPYEKKKRKRPPQASSSAAAASSSAATSRGGESSSSAALSGGSSGDGSGPAAPPVRGSSTPP from the coding sequence ATGGACTCGGCGGGCGGAGAGGGCGGTGCGACGTCGTCAGGAGgtcaggcggcggcggcggcggggcAGCAGCCGAGTCGGTACGAGTCGCAGAAGCGGCGGGACTGGAACACGTTCCTGACGTACCTGCGGAACCACAAGCCGCCGCTGGCGCTGGCGCGGTGCAGCGGCGCGCACGTCATCGAGTTCCTGCGGTACCTGGACCAGTTCGGGAAGACGAAGGTGCACGGCGCCGGCTGCGCCTTCTACGGCCACCCGAACCCGCCGGGCCCCTGCGCCTGCCCGCTCCGCCAGGCCTGGGGCTCCCTCGACGCCCTCATCGGCCGCCTCCGCGCCGCCTACGAGGAGTCCGGCGGCACCCCGGAGACCAACCCCTTCGCCGCCCGCGCCGTCCGCATCTTCCTCCGCGACGTCCGCGAGACCCAGGCCAAGGCCCGAGGCATCCCCTACGAGAAGAAGAAGCGCAAACGCCCCCCGCAGGCCTcatcctccgccgccgccgcctcatcCTCCGCCGCCACCAGCCGCGGCGGCGAGTCTTCCTCTTCCGCCGCTCTCAGCGGCGGAAGCTCCGGCGACGGTTCCGGCCCCGCCGCTCCCCCGGTGAGAGGCTCCTCCACTCCTCCTTGA